Below is a window of Cellulosimicrobium protaetiae DNA.
CGGCCGGGCGCACCGAGGCGCCCGGCCGGGACGTGAGGGACGTCGTGCTCATCAGCCGAGGGTGGCGTTCATCGCGTCGACGAACTGCTCGGGGCTGATCTGCTTGAGGAAGACCTGCGAGAGGTTGTCCAGCAGCGCCTGCGCCTGGTCCGCCGGCAGCGCCTGGTCCCAGGACAGCTGGAAGTGCGGCGCGACCTTGACGGTGTTGTAGACGAAGCTCAGGTACCCCGAGTCGTCGTCCGCCTCGGCGATCTTGTCCTCGAGACCGATCAGCGGCGGGACCGCACCCACCGACAAGAACTCGTCCACAGCCTCGTCGGAGTACGTCTCCTCGACCAGGTAGTCGACCGCGGTCTTCTGGGCTTCGGGGGACGCCGACGCCGAGACGGACCAGAAGTTCGCCGGGTTGCCGACGATGTTCGCCGGGTCGCCCTGACCGCCCTCGACGGCCGGGAAGTTGGCGAAGCCAAGCTTGCCCGACTCGACGAACTCCGGCGCGTTGTTCAGGAAGTCCGGGTACACCCAGCTGCCCTGGAGCACCATCGCGGCCTTGCCCGTGTGCACCAGAGCCGTGTCGGCGCCGGCGTCGGCTGCGACCGACCCGAAGCTGTCGCCGAACGCGCCAGCGTCCACGAGCTCCTGGATCTTCGTCAGCGCCTCCAGCACAGCCGGATCCGACCACGCGTCCGGCTCACCGTTCACGATGCGCTGGAACACCTCCGGCCCACCGATCCGATCGGTCAGGTACTGGATGTACATCAGCTCAGGC
It encodes the following:
- a CDS encoding extracellular solute-binding protein, with translation MRRSAARRSLAVLVTGVLAVSVAACGGGAQPGGPDGGSSGGGGEATAWALTGGSESVFRSSFERWNGANPDAQISSEWFANDAYKEKIRTAVGSGNAPTLIFSWAGGTLADYVANDSVVDLSEDAAPLLDRILPSVASNGSVVDPSGGEGWYAVPNNQSQPVLLYFNQELFDQAGVSVPTTYDELLDAVEKLSAQGVTPIALAGQSKWPELMYIQYLTDRIGGPEVFQRIVNGEPDAWSDPAVLEALTKIQELVDAGAFGDSFGSVAADAGADTALVHTGKAAMVLQGSWVYPDFLNNAPEFVESGKLGFANFPAVEGGQGDPANIVGNPANFWSVSASASPEAQKTAVDYLVEETYSDEAVDEFLSVGAVPPLIGLEDKIAEADDDSGYLSFVYNTVKVAPHFQLSWDQALPADQAQALLDNLSQVFLKQISPEQFVDAMNATLG